A single Rhodomicrobium lacus DNA region contains:
- a CDS encoding methyltransferase family protein, giving the protein MPSYLMYIFDVAAASLVTLNSLLLLTIFSRSFKLWPTPAERSWQHYTFWPLFRGGLGLTLLFSILTASWPESGPDTWRFIAGMVCVAIGFGFTIYGYFDLGIENTYGADEGLVTGGLYRYSRNPQYVASILGFLGTGLANGSAQSAVLCGLAILVYVILPYTEEPWLERAYGDVYADYKQRTPRFL; this is encoded by the coding sequence ATGCCAAGCTATCTCATGTACATCTTCGACGTGGCCGCGGCCTCGCTCGTCACGCTGAACTCGCTCCTGCTGCTGACCATCTTTTCGAGAAGCTTCAAGCTTTGGCCGACACCGGCGGAGCGGAGCTGGCAGCACTATACGTTCTGGCCGCTGTTTCGGGGCGGCCTCGGGCTGACGCTGCTGTTCTCGATTCTCACGGCCAGCTGGCCGGAGAGCGGGCCCGATACGTGGCGCTTTATCGCGGGCATGGTGTGCGTGGCGATAGGCTTCGGCTTCACGATCTACGGCTATTTCGACCTCGGCATCGAAAACACCTACGGCGCTGACGAGGGGCTGGTGACGGGCGGCCTCTATCGCTACAGCCGCAACCCGCAATATGTAGCGTCGATCCTCGGCTTCTTGGGCACGGGCCTGGCCAACGGGTCGGCGCAATCCGCTGTGCTGTGCGGGCTGGCGATCCTGGTCTACGTGATCCTGCCTTATACGGAAGAGCCCTGGCTTGAGCGCGCTTACGGCGATGTCTATGCCGACTACAAGCAGCGCACGCCGCGATTCCTTTGA
- the dapE gene encoding succinyl-diaminopimelate desuccinylase has product MTSATDYAQTLIRCASVTPEDAGALAFLERELGAAGFACERLRFSEPGTPDVENLYARIGDGTPHICFAGHIDVVPPGDEAAWRLPPFAGEIVDGVLYGRGAVDMKGAVAASLAAALDYLREKPDLTGSISFLITADEEGPAINGTRKVVERLIARGERPDACVLGECTSEDAVADTIKIGRRGSLGAELIVRGVQGHVAYPHKARNPLTALIGVLTLLKARRLDEGSEHFQPSNLEITTIDTGNKATNVIPAQTSARFNIRFNDLHTESSLRVWLEEQVAAALRYADVTHTLSFDPASDSFLTSPGGFVKMLGAAVHAETGREPVLSTGGGTSDARFIKDLCPVAELGLLNATAHKVDEQAATADIETLARIYKRFLHLAIG; this is encoded by the coding sequence ATGACAAGCGCCACCGACTACGCCCAAACCCTGATCCGCTGCGCAAGCGTCACACCGGAAGACGCCGGCGCACTCGCCTTTCTCGAACGCGAACTTGGCGCGGCAGGCTTCGCCTGCGAGCGGCTGCGATTCAGCGAACCCGGAACGCCGGACGTCGAAAACCTCTATGCCCGAATCGGCGACGGCACACCGCATATCTGCTTCGCGGGTCACATCGATGTCGTGCCGCCGGGCGATGAGGCCGCGTGGCGGCTTCCGCCTTTCGCGGGCGAGATCGTGGACGGCGTGCTCTACGGGCGCGGCGCCGTCGACATGAAGGGAGCGGTCGCGGCCTCGCTGGCGGCGGCGCTCGACTATTTGCGCGAAAAGCCGGACCTCACCGGCTCCATCAGTTTCCTCATCACCGCCGACGAGGAAGGGCCGGCCATCAACGGGACGCGGAAGGTGGTGGAGCGCCTCATCGCGCGCGGCGAGCGCCCCGATGCCTGCGTGCTCGGCGAATGCACCTCCGAAGATGCCGTGGCCGATACGATCAAGATCGGGCGGCGTGGCTCTCTCGGCGCGGAACTCATCGTGCGCGGCGTGCAGGGACACGTCGCCTATCCGCACAAGGCGCGTAACCCCTTGACGGCGCTCATCGGAGTGCTGACTCTGCTCAAGGCGCGCCGCCTCGACGAAGGCAGCGAGCATTTCCAGCCGTCGAATCTCGAAATCACCACCATCGACACCGGGAACAAGGCGACGAACGTCATTCCGGCACAGACGTCGGCGCGCTTCAACATCCGCTTCAACGATCTCCACACCGAGTCATCGCTCAGGGTATGGCTCGAAGAGCAGGTGGCCGCAGCTCTGCGCTATGCCGACGTGACACATACGCTGAGTTTCGATCCGGCTTCCGACAGCTTCCTTACGAGTCCGGGCGGGTTCGTGAAGATGCTGGGCGCGGCGGTTCATGCCGAGACGGGGCGCGAGCCGGTGCTTTCCACGGGCGGCGGCACGTCGGACGCGCGCTTCATCAAGGATCTGTGCCCGGTCGCCGAACTCGGCCTCCTGAACGCCACCGCGCACAAGGTGGACGAGCAAGCGGCCACGGCGGACATCGAGACGCTCGCGCGCATCTACAAGCGCTTCCTTCACCTTGCCATCGGATGA
- a CDS encoding DUF805 domain-containing protein — translation MGWGEVLFGFHGRINRLTYWGGSLAVTGAGLAFAALLSWLATGDPLAPAVWQRPADQSGLWEPVWLSYFALIAWPMSALSVKRLHDRNLPRWLWYSYFGFSIAMALVPMTDTLDTGTPASSGFLAAVLTGFSIFMFVQLSVLRGTPGPNAHGPDTLPPGYHGGDHDIWSILFGLEGRLSRAHWWRATTLVSTVVLTVLTASFLFLGDYLNRHPEIVQNMNNRDWLNSAEAKPVAAEIARWMFIPGLVFCVALWNLLALGVKRLHDRGLSGWMILLVVAPFLALGLAPGLAAQAAIGEGAVNFIGLLFLASLIWGFLQFGILQGETGPNRYGPDPLAGKP, via the coding sequence ATGGGTTGGGGCGAAGTGTTGTTCGGCTTTCACGGCCGCATCAACCGGCTGACATACTGGGGCGGAAGTCTCGCGGTAACGGGCGCCGGTCTCGCCTTCGCCGCGCTCCTTTCGTGGCTCGCGACCGGCGATCCGCTCGCGCCTGCGGTCTGGCAGCGCCCCGCCGACCAGTCGGGCTTGTGGGAACCGGTCTGGCTCAGCTATTTCGCCCTCATAGCCTGGCCCATGAGCGCGCTGTCCGTGAAGCGCCTTCACGACCGCAACTTGCCGCGCTGGCTTTGGTATTCTTATTTCGGCTTCTCCATAGCCATGGCGCTTGTGCCGATGACGGATACGCTCGACACGGGAACGCCTGCCTCGTCCGGCTTCCTTGCCGCCGTGCTGACCGGCTTTTCCATCTTCATGTTCGTGCAACTGAGCGTGCTGCGCGGCACGCCCGGCCCGAACGCGCACGGTCCCGATACGCTTCCGCCCGGCTATCATGGCGGCGATCACGACATCTGGAGCATCCTGTTCGGATTGGAAGGCCGCCTGAGCCGCGCGCATTGGTGGCGGGCGACGACGCTCGTCAGCACCGTCGTGCTGACGGTGCTGACAGCGTCGTTTCTCTTCCTCGGAGACTACCTCAACCGGCACCCGGAAATCGTGCAGAACATGAACAACCGCGACTGGCTCAACAGCGCCGAGGCGAAGCCGGTGGCGGCCGAAATCGCGCGGTGGATGTTCATTCCCGGGCTCGTGTTCTGCGTTGCTTTATGGAACCTGCTGGCGCTCGGCGTGAAGCGCCTGCATGACAGGGGGCTTTCCGGCTGGATGATCCTGCTCGTCGTTGCGCCGTTCCTTGCCCTCGGCCTTGCGCCGGGGCTTGCGGCGCAAGCGGCCATCGGCGAGGGCGCGGTCAACTTCATCGGGCTGCTCTTTCTTGCTTCCCTGATCTGGGGATTTCTTCAGTTCGGGATCCTGCAGGGCGAAACAGGGCCGAACCGATACGGCCCCGATCCGCTCGCGGGAAAGCCGTGA
- the dapD gene encoding 2,3,4,5-tetrahydropyridine-2,6-dicarboxylate N-succinyltransferase, whose translation MTNDLKAVIDAAFEDRQSIRFGQKGEIAEAVEAALSLLDEGKARVAEKVGGEWVVNQWLKKAVLLSFRLNDNTLLGDGEAPGPWWDKVPSKFAGWDEARFRAAGFRALPGSIVRRSAFIEKNVVLMPSFVNVGAHVGEGTMVDTWATVGSCAQIGKHVHLSGGAGIGGVLEPLQAGPVIIEDNCFIGARAEVAEGVIVGEGSVLSMGVYLGQSTKIVDRATGEVFYGRVPPYSVVVSGAMPGKALPSGEPGPSLYCAVIVKRVDEKTRSKTSINDLLRE comes from the coding sequence ATGACGAATGATTTGAAGGCGGTCATCGACGCCGCGTTCGAGGATCGCCAGTCCATCCGGTTCGGGCAGAAAGGTGAAATTGCCGAGGCGGTCGAAGCGGCACTTTCGCTTCTCGACGAGGGCAAGGCTCGCGTGGCCGAGAAGGTTGGCGGCGAATGGGTCGTGAACCAGTGGCTGAAGAAGGCGGTGCTTCTCTCGTTCCGCCTGAACGACAACACACTTCTCGGCGACGGCGAAGCGCCGGGGCCGTGGTGGGACAAGGTTCCGTCGAAGTTTGCGGGCTGGGACGAGGCGCGCTTTCGCGCCGCCGGCTTCCGCGCGCTTCCGGGGTCCATCGTGCGCCGCTCCGCCTTCATCGAGAAGAACGTGGTGCTGATGCCGTCCTTCGTGAATGTCGGCGCCCATGTCGGCGAAGGCACGATGGTCGACACCTGGGCGACCGTCGGCTCTTGCGCGCAGATCGGCAAACACGTGCACCTTTCGGGCGGCGCGGGTATCGGCGGCGTGCTGGAACCGCTTCAGGCCGGCCCCGTCATCATCGAGGACAATTGCTTCATCGGCGCGCGCGCGGAGGTGGCCGAGGGCGTCATCGTGGGCGAAGGCTCGGTCCTGTCGATGGGCGTTTATCTCGGGCAGTCGACGAAAATCGTGGATCGCGCGACGGGCGAGGTTTTCTATGGCCGCGTGCCGCCTTATTCGGTGGTCGTGTCGGGAGCGATGCCGGGCAAGGCCCTGCCTTCAGGCGAGCCGGGTCCGTCGCTTTACTGCGCGGTGATCGTGAAGCGCGTCGATGAGAAGACGCGCTCGAAGACGTCGATCAACGATCTCCTGCGCGAATAG
- a CDS encoding 50S ribosomal protein L11 methyltransferase, with product MDQVLGQASHNPVAAGGAAPSALDRRGRPQSAFRKALRSTLHYLSYHFVLNHDDTQRAKAAGFMLEVPPTVFHPRYFISSETFAHFIDGLDLRGKVVADIGTGSGILALAAARAGADFVLALDINPNAADAAVQNAEANGYGPNVKGLCCNLMDAIPARPIFDVIFSSPPKHAGKTRDLADAGWHSGPDNLNLRGLFRQARARLKPDGRMYLMISSDSDLDFFDREIAEAGFKARLALEKSIYIESFLLYELTPQEAATNALSPDEPPSDTISADEVQSEKAEPEKTQPADAAPLSSGAFSSELNTRSPEANPSNQ from the coding sequence ATGGATCAGGTATTGGGACAGGCTTCGCATAATCCGGTCGCCGCTGGTGGCGCGGCGCCCTCGGCGCTCGACAGGCGCGGGCGTCCGCAGTCGGCGTTTCGCAAGGCCCTGCGCAGCACGCTGCACTATCTGTCCTATCATTTCGTGCTGAACCACGATGATACGCAGCGCGCGAAAGCAGCCGGCTTCATGCTGGAGGTGCCGCCGACCGTCTTCCATCCGCGCTATTTCATTTCGAGCGAGACCTTCGCTCACTTCATCGACGGCCTCGATCTCAGGGGCAAGGTGGTTGCCGATATCGGCACCGGCTCGGGCATTCTCGCGCTGGCGGCGGCACGCGCGGGCGCGGATTTCGTGCTCGCGCTCGACATCAACCCGAACGCCGCCGACGCCGCCGTCCAGAACGCGGAGGCGAACGGTTACGGCCCGAACGTGAAAGGTCTGTGTTGCAATCTTATGGATGCGATTCCGGCGCGCCCGATCTTCGACGTCATTTTCTCAAGCCCGCCGAAGCATGCAGGCAAGACGCGCGATCTCGCCGATGCCGGTTGGCATTCGGGGCCGGATAATCTGAACCTGCGCGGCCTTTTCCGTCAGGCGCGTGCGCGGCTGAAACCGGACGGCCGGATGTATCTCATGATCTCGTCCGATTCCGATCTCGATTTCTTCGATCGCGAAATCGCTGAAGCGGGCTTCAAGGCAAGGCTGGCGCTGGAAAAGTCGATCTATATCGAGTCTTTCCTGCTGTACGAACTCACGCCGCAGGAGGCGGCAACGAACGCGCTTTCACCGGACGAGCCGCCATCCGATACGATTAGCGCCGACGAGGTTCAGTCTGAAAAGGCGGAGCCCGAAAAGACGCAACCGGCCGATGCGGCTCCCCTGTCGTCCGGCGCGTTTTCGAGCGAATTGAATACCCGCTCGCCCGAAGCAAACCCGTCAAATCAGTAG
- a CDS encoding nucleoside deaminase, which produces MAWWNAADEAMMLRCIELSREATRDGDYPFGALVALDGEIVAEAGNRAMRDADFSRHAEIIAIAAALKAVGRGGLARSTLYSTVEPCAMCSFCIREAWVGRVAYALASPAMGGVSKWTILHDEELGRQLPIFGPAPEVVSGLLAEEALAAWREWNPVATELARLRGALADETAQRDEPRRLPARGPSMAQRVVLPFLRLAAWRDKHAQLSDR; this is translated from the coding sequence ATGGCATGGTGGAATGCGGCCGACGAGGCGATGATGCTCAGGTGCATCGAGCTTTCGCGGGAAGCGACCCGGGACGGTGATTATCCGTTCGGCGCGCTCGTTGCGCTCGATGGCGAAATCGTCGCCGAAGCGGGGAACCGCGCGATGCGCGACGCCGACTTCTCCCGTCATGCCGAAATCATCGCAATTGCCGCCGCATTGAAGGCCGTTGGCCGTGGGGGACTTGCCCGGTCGACGCTCTATTCCACCGTCGAACCGTGCGCGATGTGCTCCTTCTGCATTCGCGAAGCCTGGGTCGGACGCGTCGCCTATGCGCTCGCCTCGCCCGCGATGGGAGGCGTCTCCAAATGGACGATCCTCCACGACGAAGAACTGGGCCGGCAATTGCCGATCTTCGGCCCCGCGCCCGAAGTCGTTAGCGGCCTCCTTGCGGAAGAAGCCCTGGCGGCCTGGCGTGAATGGAACCCCGTTGCCACGGAACTCGCGCGTCTTCGCGGCGCGCTGGCTGACGAAACCGCGCAACGGGACGAGCCGCGACGTCTTCCGGCGCGCGGGCCCTCGATGGCGCAGCGCGTCGTCCTGCCGTTCCTTCGTCTCGCCGCATGGCGCGACAAGCACGCACAGCTTTCAGACCGCTAA
- a CDS encoding Do family serine endopeptidase: protein MATGQLEDARIGKRAYGRVKSAGAFLGAGLLGAGLLTAMPAVPFHSGAAFAQEAKQGPLPGSPPTFADLADKVRPAVVSVNVKSRGTAGETSQRDLPDLPPDHPLREFFDQFKHNQPERRPSRAQGSGFLISPDGYVVTNHHVADKVDEIEITFENEEKYKAKVVGSDARTDIALLKIDSKKKFDNWLEFEDTPPRVGDWVLAVGNPFGLGGTVTAGIVSANGRDIGSGPYDFLQIDAAVNRGNSGGPAVDLKGRVVGVNTAIYSPSGGSVGIAFAIPASTAKDVVDKLRDKGKVSSGWLGVQIQNLDENIAESQGLKTAKGALVAKIIADGPAAKSELKARDVIQQVNGRSVSNSRELARTIAALPPGADAKLRVFRNGEEREVTVKLGEFPANDKLASLQGGNDDSDSSASGKELEDLGLTLIPAPEFPGAKTKEGVAIVNVDPNSKAADQGLRRGDVIVEVNGKTVSSPDDVVDGIRDARQKNKKNVLLQVRSRDQQRFIGLPIDKSDEDKESEAKESTGSDKNKGKR, encoded by the coding sequence ATGGCTACAGGACAACTAGAAGATGCGCGGATAGGCAAGCGGGCCTACGGACGCGTGAAGTCAGCGGGCGCCTTTCTCGGCGCAGGGCTTCTCGGCGCGGGCCTGCTGACGGCGATGCCCGCCGTGCCCTTCCACAGCGGGGCCGCATTTGCGCAGGAAGCAAAGCAGGGGCCGCTGCCCGGCTCGCCTCCCACATTCGCCGATCTCGCGGACAAGGTCCGTCCGGCCGTGGTGAGCGTGAACGTAAAATCCCGCGGCACCGCCGGCGAAACCTCGCAAAGAGATTTGCCCGACCTTCCGCCGGACCACCCGCTGCGCGAGTTCTTCGACCAGTTCAAGCATAACCAGCCTGAGCGCCGCCCCTCCCGTGCGCAAGGTTCCGGGTTCCTCATCTCACCGGACGGCTATGTGGTGACGAACCACCACGTTGCCGACAAGGTGGACGAGATCGAGATCACCTTCGAGAACGAAGAGAAGTACAAGGCGAAGGTCGTCGGCTCGGATGCGCGCACCGATATCGCGCTGTTGAAAATCGACTCCAAGAAGAAGTTCGACAACTGGCTCGAATTCGAAGACACCCCGCCGCGCGTCGGCGACTGGGTGCTGGCGGTCGGCAATCCGTTCGGACTCGGCGGCACGGTGACGGCGGGTATCGTCTCGGCGAATGGCCGCGACATCGGCTCCGGTCCTTATGACTTCCTCCAGATCGACGCGGCGGTAAACCGCGGCAATTCCGGCGGCCCCGCTGTGGACCTCAAGGGCCGTGTCGTCGGCGTGAACACCGCGATCTATTCGCCGTCGGGCGGCAGCGTCGGCATCGCGTTCGCCATCCCTGCTTCCACCGCCAAGGACGTCGTCGACAAGCTTCGCGACAAGGGCAAGGTGTCGAGCGGTTGGCTCGGCGTTCAGATCCAGAATCTCGACGAGAATATTGCCGAGAGCCAGGGGCTGAAGACCGCGAAGGGTGCGCTCGTCGCGAAGATCATCGCGGATGGCCCCGCCGCGAAATCCGAACTCAAGGCCCGCGACGTGATTCAGCAGGTTAACGGTCGGTCCGTCAGCAACTCGCGCGAACTCGCCCGCACCATCGCAGCCCTTCCGCCCGGCGCCGATGCAAAGCTTCGCGTTTTCCGCAATGGCGAAGAACGCGAAGTCACGGTCAAGCTCGGCGAATTCCCCGCTAACGACAAGCTTGCCTCTCTTCAGGGCGGAAATGACGACAGCGACAGCAGCGCTTCAGGCAAGGAGCTGGAAGACCTCGGCCTGACGCTCATCCCCGCGCCCGAGTTTCCCGGCGCCAAGACCAAGGAAGGCGTCGCCATCGTGAACGTCGATCCGAACTCCAAGGCCGCCGACCAGGGTCTGCGCCGCGGCGACGTGATCGTCGAAGTGAACGGCAAGACGGTCTCCTCGCCCGACGACGTCGTGGACGGCATCCGCGACGCGCGCCAGAAGAACAAGAAAAACGTTCTGCTTCAGGTGAGGAGCCGCGACCAGCAGCGCTTCATCGGCCTTCCCATCGACAAGTCCGACGAAGACAAGGAAAGCGAAGCCAAGGAGTCTACGGGCTCCGACAAGAACAAGGGCAAGCGCTAG
- a CDS encoding response regulator transcription factor, which translates to MRVLIVEDDRTAADFLAKALGEAGFQTEIAGDGETGFDSATSSKFGVLIVDRMLPKLDGLTLVERLRERGDSTPVLILSALGAVDDRVKGLRAGGDDYLPKPYSLVELVARVEALARRGPTERAVTTYTVGDLVLDRLSHKVSRGGETIVLQPREYRLLEYLMKHAGQVVTRTMLLENVWDYHFDPQTNVIDVHISRLRSKIDKGQGKPLLETVRGAGYMIRDERR; encoded by the coding sequence ATGCGGGTTCTGATCGTTGAGGATGATCGCACTGCGGCCGATTTTCTGGCCAAGGCGCTCGGTGAGGCCGGATTTCAGACCGAGATCGCGGGCGACGGCGAGACCGGTTTTGACAGTGCCACATCATCCAAATTCGGCGTTCTGATCGTGGACCGCATGCTGCCGAAGCTCGACGGTCTGACGCTCGTAGAGCGGCTTCGCGAGCGCGGCGACAGCACGCCGGTGCTGATCCTCTCGGCACTCGGCGCCGTGGACGACCGTGTGAAGGGTCTTCGCGCGGGTGGCGACGACTACCTGCCGAAACCGTACAGCCTCGTGGAACTCGTCGCGCGCGTCGAGGCGCTTGCTCGGCGCGGTCCCACCGAACGCGCAGTGACGACCTACACGGTCGGCGATCTCGTGCTCGACCGCTTGTCTCACAAGGTATCGCGCGGCGGCGAAACCATCGTGCTCCAGCCGCGCGAATATCGGCTGCTCGAATATCTGATGAAGCATGCCGGGCAGGTGGTGACGCGCACCATGCTGCTCGAAAACGTGTGGGATTATCATTTCGACCCCCAGACGAACGTCATCGACGTGCATATTTCCCGGCTGCGCAGCAAGATCGACAAGGGGCAAGGCAAGCCGCTTCTGGAAACCGTACGCGGCGCGGGTTACATGATCCGCGATGAGCGTCGCTAA
- a CDS encoding sensor histidine kinase translates to MSVANFVKQIPRLVLATPFRLFAIYVSLFCVAVAAVFIYVNVAMQGFLAHEAEAAVQTDFDFLAARYNEGGPAALGPAIAERSAASNNGLYLLTDANGRWLAGNLEAVAADLWATQGAAQFAYRKRGSDVRQRQAFGVVTRLPNDLHLIVARDIENQETLKRLLRTAFLLGYALIIAIGAAGAVIVSRRMLRRVDEASSTARAIMQGNLAQRVPVRGRADEFDRLSENLNAMLDRIQDLMIGLKNVSDNIAHDLKTPLHRLRTRAERALQSSPSPEKLTEALGSVIEEADTLIQTFDALLSIARLEAGSRSESFGPLNVCALLNDVAELYEPAAEEQGLSLVTTCASDAVMIAGEKHLIVQAVANLLDNAMKYAIQPAPEGGAKHPAVELGLEDRGDFIDILVSDNGPGIPEADRERVLQRFVRLQPSRSIPGSGLGLSLVAAVARLHEGSVSLEDNGPGLLVRLRLKKNLVAASQKAPGEEAEMVTHAA, encoded by the coding sequence ATGAGCGTCGCTAATTTCGTAAAACAGATTCCCCGCCTCGTTCTCGCGACGCCGTTCCGGCTGTTCGCGATCTATGTCTCGCTGTTCTGCGTCGCAGTCGCCGCAGTCTTCATCTATGTGAACGTGGCGATGCAGGGATTTCTTGCGCACGAGGCGGAAGCAGCGGTCCAGACCGATTTCGACTTCCTCGCCGCGCGCTACAACGAAGGCGGACCGGCCGCGCTCGGCCCGGCCATCGCGGAGCGTTCCGCCGCGTCCAACAACGGCCTCTATCTTCTCACCGACGCCAACGGCCGCTGGCTCGCGGGCAATCTCGAAGCCGTGGCGGCCGATCTCTGGGCGACGCAAGGCGCGGCCCAATTCGCCTATCGCAAGCGCGGCAGCGATGTGCGGCAGCGGCAGGCGTTCGGCGTCGTGACGCGTCTGCCGAACGACCTCCATCTCATCGTCGCACGCGACATCGAAAACCAGGAGACGCTGAAGCGCCTGCTGCGCACCGCGTTTCTGCTCGGTTATGCGCTGATCATCGCCATCGGCGCGGCGGGGGCCGTGATCGTGAGCCGCCGCATGCTGCGCCGCGTGGACGAAGCGTCGAGCACCGCCCGTGCGATCATGCAGGGCAATCTCGCGCAGCGCGTTCCCGTGAGGGGGCGCGCCGACGAGTTCGACCGCCTCTCGGAAAATCTGAACGCGATGCTCGACCGCATCCAGGATCTCATGATCGGACTGAAGAACGTATCCGACAACATCGCGCACGACCTGAAGACGCCGCTTCATCGCTTGCGCACGCGGGCGGAACGCGCGCTCCAGTCGAGCCCCTCGCCCGAGAAACTCACCGAAGCGCTGGGCAGCGTCATCGAGGAGGCCGACACCCTGATCCAGACTTTCGACGCGCTGCTCAGCATCGCGCGGCTCGAAGCGGGCTCGCGGTCGGAGAGCTTCGGGCCGCTGAATGTCTGCGCGCTCCTGAACGACGTCGCCGAGCTTTATGAGCCCGCGGCGGAAGAACAGGGTCTTTCGCTCGTCACCACCTGCGCCTCCGACGCCGTCATGATCGCGGGCGAGAAGCACCTCATCGTGCAGGCGGTAGCGAACCTGCTCGACAACGCGATGAAGTACGCCATCCAGCCCGCCCCCGAGGGTGGGGCAAAACATCCCGCTGTTGAACTCGGCCTTGAGGACCGGGGCGATTTCATCGACATCCTTGTTTCAGACAATGGGCCGGGCATACCCGAGGCGGACCGCGAACGCGTGCTCCAGCGCTTTGTGCGTCTTCAGCCGAGCCGGTCGATTCCCGGCAGCGGGCTTGGCCTGTCGCTCGTCGCGGCGGTCGCGCGCCTGCATGAAGGGTCCGTCTCGCTCGAAGACAACGGGCCTGGGCTTCTCGTGCGGCTGCGGCTGAAGAAGAACCTCGTCGCGGCGTCGCAAAAAGCGCCCGGCGAAGAAGCCGAAATGGTGACGCATGCAGCCTGA